Proteins co-encoded in one Acidobacteriota bacterium genomic window:
- a CDS encoding arsenate reductase ArsC — MNKKRVLILCTGNSARSQMAEGLLREIGGDRFEVESAGTIASFVRPQAIAAMAEIGIDISGHRSKCLDEFLGEPFDYVITVCDNAAENCPVFPGKATRIHWSFDDPADASGTEDEQLVVFRRVRDEIKVKLTEFAGI; from the coding sequence ATGAATAAAAAAAGAGTTCTGATCTTGTGCACCGGAAATTCTGCACGCAGCCAGATGGCTGAGGGGCTGTTGCGTGAGATCGGTGGTGACAGGTTCGAAGTTGAAAGTGCCGGTACGATAGCGAGTTTTGTGCGGCCGCAGGCAATTGCGGCGATGGCAGAGATCGGGATCGATATCTCAGGGCATCGTTCGAAATGCCTTGACGAGTTTCTGGGCGAGCCATTCGATTACGTCATAACCGTTTGCGACAATGCGGCTGAGAATTGTCCCGTTTTTCCCGGCAAAGCGACCCGTATTCATTGGAGTTTTGATGATCCGGCAGACGCCTCGGGCACGGAAGATGAGCAACTCGTCGTTTTTCGCCGCGTACGGGATGAGATAAAGGTGAAACTAACGGAGTTTGCTGGTATTTGA
- a CDS encoding radical SAM protein, which yields MSKRIIESYKKKLAAEEGYIVSQRAGLRIALCYPNTHSIGMANLGLHTMYELFNSIPDVVCERVFLPDKAEMAEYEKTGTPLMSLETQSRVKSFDVVAFSISFETDYLNMAKMLQLADIPVWSAEREEHHPLVIMGGAASFLNPEPIADFTDVIAVGEGEILAFQLVDAIVDNVSKDEILLSLARIGRGFYVPSLYDVIYNDDGTVFDYLPKQIGVPKRVGRALASVNPKEGTLRRALKRGETELAEFLLSQDTFCPSTAIWSPGAEMGDRLLVEISRGCSQGCRFCWAGYNYYPPRVVPAKDILEKAREWRSKTNKIGLVSTAVCDHPEISTILRELRAMDYRISVSSLRLDQISDELLDALVESRDQQIAVAPETGSDRLRRVINKNLTNDEIVDICGAVFDRGMLTIKLYMMVGLPTETDEDLDEMFVLVERIKDRMLEAGKKFGRAGKIIPSLNGFVPKPNTPLQWDAICEERELKRRIKYVSKGLSKIPNVEVRYMSARIAHEQALYSSGDRNISKVIDAAARHGDLNRALRETNTDPAFHTSRNRTYEEFLPWTIVDSGLSFEFLKTEHEKALESLSSLPCPAVEKCTTCGVCPSTWLADAPEGLIQIQPLKIRQALGVAALAR from the coding sequence ATGAGCAAACGCATTATCGAAAGTTACAAAAAGAAACTCGCCGCGGAAGAAGGCTATATAGTCTCGCAGCGTGCCGGGCTTCGCATCGCGCTTTGCTACCCAAATACGCATTCCATCGGCATGGCCAATCTCGGCCTGCATACAATGTATGAGTTGTTCAACTCGATACCGGACGTCGTCTGCGAGCGGGTTTTCCTGCCCGATAAGGCCGAAATGGCGGAGTACGAAAAGACTGGCACGCCGCTGATGTCCCTCGAAACTCAGTCGCGGGTCAAAAGCTTTGATGTAGTAGCATTTTCGATCTCGTTCGAGACCGATTACCTAAACATGGCAAAAATGCTGCAGCTCGCCGACATCCCCGTTTGGTCAGCGGAACGCGAAGAGCATCATCCTCTCGTCATCATGGGAGGCGCCGCGTCGTTCCTGAATCCTGAACCAATCGCCGATTTCACAGACGTTATAGCGGTCGGAGAAGGTGAGATCCTTGCGTTTCAACTGGTCGATGCGATCGTAGATAACGTTTCGAAGGACGAGATCCTGCTCAGCCTCGCGAGAATCGGACGCGGTTTCTACGTCCCATCGCTCTATGACGTGATCTACAACGACGACGGCACCGTTTTCGACTATCTGCCGAAACAGATCGGCGTTCCCAAACGCGTCGGTCGTGCACTCGCTTCCGTTAACCCCAAAGAAGGAACTCTGCGGCGTGCTCTCAAACGCGGCGAAACCGAGCTAGCCGAATTCCTTCTGAGTCAGGACACATTCTGCCCTTCGACCGCGATATGGTCGCCAGGAGCAGAAATGGGCGACCGTTTGCTCGTCGAGATCTCACGCGGATGCTCACAGGGTTGCCGTTTTTGCTGGGCGGGTTACAACTACTATCCACCGCGCGTCGTTCCGGCAAAAGACATTTTGGAGAAAGCGAGAGAGTGGCGTTCGAAGACGAACAAGATCGGGCTTGTTTCCACCGCAGTTTGCGATCATCCTGAGATCTCGACCATCCTGCGGGAACTACGGGCGATGGATTACCGCATCTCGGTTTCGAGCCTTCGACTTGATCAAATCTCGGACGAATTGCTCGACGCACTCGTCGAATCTCGTGACCAACAGATCGCCGTCGCTCCGGAGACCGGCTCGGACCGGCTGCGCCGCGTGATCAACAAGAATTTGACCAACGACGAGATAGTCGATATCTGCGGAGCGGTTTTTGACCGTGGAATGCTCACCATCAAGCTCTACATGATGGTTGGCCTTCCGACCGAAACCGACGAAGATCTCGACGAAATGTTTGTTCTTGTTGAGAGAATTAAAGACCGCATGCTCGAAGCAGGAAAGAAGTTTGGCCGTGCGGGAAAGATCATTCCGTCGCTTAACGGCTTCGTCCCGAAACCAAATACGCCGTTGCAGTGGGACGCGATCTGCGAGGAACGCGAACTGAAACGGCGGATTAAGTATGTATCGAAAGGTTTGAGTAAGATACCGAATGTCGAGGTCCGATATATGTCGGCCCGCATCGCTCACGAACAGGCTCTGTATTCGTCCGGCGACCGCAATATTTCCAAGGTGATTGATGCCGCAGCTCGTCACGGAGATCTGAACCGGGCTTTACGTGAGACGAATACCGATCCGGCGTTTCACACCTCACGGAACCGCACATACGAAGAATTCCTGCCGTGGACGATCGTTGATTCGGGGTTGTCGTTTGAATTCTTAAAGACCGAGCATGAAAAGGCTCTCGAGTCACTCTCAAGCCTTCCATGCCCGGCCGTTGAAAAATGTACTACGTGTGGTGTCTGTCCTAGCACTTGGCTCGCTGACGCTCCCGAGGGGCTGATCCAGATCCAGCCGCTAAAGATCAGGCAGGCGTTGGGAGTAGCGGCCTTAGCTCGCTAA
- the glmM gene encoding phosphoglucosamine mutase translates to MKQLFGTDGIRGLAGEFPLDEKTVQIIGAALARQFREKLGRDPKFISGRDTRESGHWIETAFRAGAAAENADCKSAGVITTPGVAYLTKAFDFDAGIVISASHNPFQDNGIKIFLPTGSKIDEATERLIERDIYDERVPQMSAAPHIDADAEAKYQLAYANYLSEAADHIKINHYKIVVDCANGAASDFVPRVFNKFGGGVVVINNQPDGRNINANCGSLHLEHLQARVLEEKADIGVAFDGDADRALFVDENGKIVDGDATLWIMAQYLQDHGKLANATVVATVMSNIGLELALRSKDIKLLRASVGDKYVLEQLLETGSEVGGEQSGHIIFPRTSLVGDGMMTALTLLRAISERGLSLSQATEGFVAYPQILINVKVGEKRPFDQVPEIVEAAKIIEGELHGEGRMLLRYSGTENLARVMIEGKDQASIEAQAKRLADVIGSALG, encoded by the coding sequence ATGAAGCAACTCTTTGGAACAGACGGAATTCGCGGCCTGGCGGGGGAATTTCCGTTAGATGAAAAGACGGTTCAGATCATCGGCGCAGCTCTCGCTCGGCAATTTCGCGAAAAACTCGGCCGTGATCCCAAATTTATTTCCGGCCGGGATACACGAGAATCGGGACACTGGATCGAAACAGCATTTAGAGCCGGGGCGGCTGCCGAAAATGCTGATTGCAAATCGGCAGGTGTTATTACGACTCCGGGAGTCGCCTATCTGACGAAAGCGTTCGATTTTGATGCGGGTATCGTTATCAGTGCCTCGCACAATCCATTTCAAGACAACGGTATTAAGATCTTCTTACCGACTGGAAGCAAGATCGACGAAGCGACGGAAAGGCTGATAGAACGAGACATTTACGACGAACGCGTTCCCCAAATGTCCGCAGCACCGCATATAGATGCTGACGCCGAGGCAAAGTATCAGCTTGCATACGCGAACTACCTGAGCGAAGCCGCAGATCACATCAAGATCAATCATTACAAGATCGTCGTGGACTGCGCGAACGGAGCAGCATCCGATTTTGTGCCGCGGGTATTCAACAAATTCGGCGGCGGTGTTGTGGTTATAAATAACCAACCCGACGGCCGAAATATCAATGCAAACTGCGGGTCGCTTCATCTTGAACATCTGCAGGCAAGAGTTCTGGAAGAAAAAGCGGACATCGGGGTGGCGTTCGACGGTGATGCGGACAGAGCTTTGTTTGTCGATGAGAACGGCAAGATCGTCGATGGTGACGCGACGCTGTGGATAATGGCACAGTATCTACAGGATCACGGAAAACTTGCGAATGCGACGGTCGTCGCGACGGTAATGAGCAATATCGGCCTTGAGCTTGCCCTGAGGTCCAAGGACATCAAGCTTTTGCGGGCGAGCGTCGGTGATAAGTACGTTCTTGAACAGCTTCTTGAAACTGGATCCGAGGTTGGCGGTGAACAGTCCGGGCATATTATTTTTCCACGCACGAGCCTGGTCGGCGATGGAATGATGACGGCTCTCACATTGCTGAGGGCGATTAGCGAACGCGGGCTCTCGCTCTCTCAGGCAACTGAAGGGTTTGTTGCGTATCCGCAGATCCTCATCAATGTCAAAGTCGGCGAAAAACGGCCGTTTGATCAGGTTCCCGAGATCGTTGAGGCGGCAAAGATCATCGAAGGCGAACTTCATGGCGAGGGCCGGATGCTTCTTCGATATTCCGGAACGGAGAACCTGGCTCGTGTTATGATCGAGGGCAAGGACCAGGCTTCGATCGAGGCTCAGGCCAAGCGTTTGGCTGACGTCATCGGGAGTGCTCTCGGATGA
- a CDS encoding VWA domain-containing protein, which translates to MKMFFFRNSRVVVSLLVGIVLLVQGTGSTALAQSKPQKGTPPTESGKKNQRPVPMTEEEKKKAEEEKKRLEEEKNAIIDTTVEKIESNIVNVDAVVINKKSGQIISGLKKENFAIFENGVKQTLSNFATPEAPITVSLVVEYSKWSELFGSAAGGYFEPGANEVIKPVAYFLSRFIKPPNDYASVIAFDLRPTPITDFTNDPRRLSQTVDLLFRNRPAFRENNLFDALKFALIGGLGDSVVLENSEKEKAMYGGITEVKSKRRAIILVASGIDTFSKINYDQVRRIIQEAGVPIYIISTGNLFYKRYEQYLGATDSLTGMPGRLTFLQAQNTMNTFAKESGGMHYPMTFEGEIPGYLNSINSLLRSQYSLSYDLPEKHEPGKKYKLEVKVDVDGDGTFDDKAFTVQHRPFVLMPKDNPKDAKKK; encoded by the coding sequence ATGAAAATGTTTTTCTTCCGAAATTCACGCGTCGTCGTCTCGCTTCTAGTTGGCATTGTGCTGCTCGTTCAGGGCACCGGCTCGACCGCCCTTGCTCAATCGAAACCGCAGAAGGGCACGCCGCCGACCGAAAGCGGGAAGAAGAATCAGCGCCCCGTCCCGATGACCGAGGAAGAGAAGAAAAAAGCTGAGGAAGAAAAAAAGCGGCTCGAGGAAGAAAAGAACGCGATCATCGACACGACCGTTGAAAAGATCGAGTCCAACATCGTCAATGTTGATGCTGTTGTCATCAATAAGAAATCCGGCCAGATCATCAGCGGTTTGAAGAAAGAAAACTTTGCGATCTTTGAAAACGGCGTCAAACAGACTCTTTCGAACTTCGCGACGCCGGAAGCCCCGATCACGGTTTCGCTCGTCGTTGAATACAGCAAATGGTCCGAACTTTTCGGTTCGGCTGCCGGCGGTTATTTTGAACCGGGAGCAAACGAGGTCATCAAACCCGTCGCCTATTTTCTCTCACGATTCATCAAGCCGCCCAATGATTACGCTTCGGTCATTGCATTTGACCTGCGGCCGACACCTATCACTGATTTTACAAACGATCCGCGAAGGCTTAGTCAGACGGTTGATCTCCTCTTTAGAAACCGTCCCGCATTTCGCGAGAATAATCTCTTTGACGCCTTGAAATTTGCCTTGATCGGCGGGCTAGGCGATTCTGTCGTTTTGGAAAATTCCGAAAAGGAAAAAGCAATGTACGGCGGTATCACCGAGGTGAAATCAAAACGCCGTGCGATCATTCTCGTCGCCTCCGGCATCGATACGTTCAGCAAGATCAATTACGATCAGGTCCGCCGTATTATCCAGGAAGCAGGAGTGCCGATCTACATCATCAGCACCGGAAATCTCTTTTATAAACGATACGAACAATACCTCGGTGCAACCGACAGCCTCACGGGAATGCCGGGACGCTTGACGTTCCTCCAGGCCCAGAACACGATGAACACTTTCGCCAAGGAATCAGGCGGAATGCATTACCCGATGACCTTCGAAGGCGAAATTCCCGGATACCTCAATTCGATAAACTCATTGCTACGCAGCCAATATTCGCTTTCCTACGACCTACCTGAAAAACACGAACCCGGCAAGAAATACAAACTTGAGGTCAAGGTCGATGTCGACGGCGACGGAACTTTCGATGACAAGGCATTTACTGTCCAGCATCGCCCATTTGTCTTGATGCCCAAAGACAATCCGAAAGACGCAAAGAAAAAGTAA
- the aroB gene encoding 3-dehydroquinate synthase, translating into MKPQTLKIELSGQPTAYEIIIGHEKLATSGKWARKCLGNGAGNIVVISNPTVFKLYGKVVTESLAEAGFTVTHFLMEDGEQHKSLKTTEQALKFISESGITRTDAVVALGGGVVGDMAGFASAIYLRGLGFLQIPTTLLSMIDSSVGGKTGVNSAFGKNLIGAFHQPSGVLIDPGVLRTLPVRELTAGLCEMVKHGAISGKPLLTQTQKLLANFPVETFADNHESENFRSEISNLIAANVAFKAKIVAGDERESSGRVDGKSRKILNFGHTLAHALERFTNYRYFKHGEAVGYGISFAAELSKSLALCGEKDVNLLNDVVQSVGSLPPLGDIDGDEVFEAFKFDKKHLSGSLQMILLKGIGKPVILTEKDIPRTTVQKVLKNLLQKWA; encoded by the coding sequence ATGAAACCGCAGACGCTAAAGATCGAACTCTCCGGCCAGCCGACGGCCTACGAGATCATCATCGGCCACGAAAAGCTTGCTACAAGCGGCAAATGGGCACGAAAATGCCTCGGCAATGGTGCGGGCAATATCGTCGTTATCTCGAATCCCACCGTTTTCAAGCTCTACGGAAAAGTCGTTACAGAAAGTCTCGCTGAAGCTGGTTTCACCGTCACGCACTTCCTCATGGAGGACGGAGAGCAGCACAAAAGCCTAAAAACTACCGAACAAGCTCTAAAATTCATCTCTGAATCCGGAATAACGCGCACCGATGCGGTCGTCGCTCTCGGCGGCGGCGTAGTCGGCGATATGGCTGGTTTTGCGTCGGCAATTTACCTGCGCGGGTTAGGCTTTTTACAGATTCCGACGACGCTGCTGTCGATGATCGATTCGTCGGTCGGCGGAAAGACTGGAGTGAATTCGGCGTTCGGTAAGAACCTGATCGGGGCATTTCATCAGCCTTCGGGCGTGTTGATCGATCCGGGCGTTTTGCGGACATTGCCGGTGCGAGAACTCACCGCCGGACTTTGCGAGATGGTCAAACACGGAGCGATCTCGGGAAAGCCGCTGCTCACGCAAACTCAGAAATTGCTCGCGAATTTTCCGGTTGAAACCTTTGCGGACAACCATGAAAGCGAGAATTTTAGATCTGAAATTTCAAATTTGATTGCGGCGAATGTTGCTTTCAAAGCAAAAATTGTCGCCGGCGATGAGCGGGAATCTTCGGGTCGCGTTGACGGTAAGTCCCGGAAAATATTGAACTTCGGCCACACGCTCGCGCATGCTCTCGAAAGGTTCACGAACTATCGGTATTTCAAGCATGGCGAGGCTGTCGGGTATGGAATTTCGTTCGCGGCCGAGCTATCAAAATCTCTTGCTTTGTGTGGCGAAAAAGATGTAAACTTGTTGAACGATGTTGTGCAATCGGTCGGCTCTCTGCCGCCGCTTGGCGATATCGACGGAGACGAAGTTTTTGAGGCCTTCAAATTCGACAAGAAACATTTGTCCGGTTCGCTGCAAATGATCCTATTAAAGGGTATTGGCAAACCGGTGATCTTAACCGAAAAAGACATCCCTCGCACAACGGTGCAAAAAGTCCTCAAAAACCTTCTGCAAAAATGGGCCTGA